The Providencia rettgeri genome includes a window with the following:
- a CDS encoding transcriptional regulator, y4mF family — MLNTQRNKNTNVTVYIGTFLKHRRKVVGLTGAQLASRLRISQQQVSRYERGKNAITIQGLLDILQALELRRHDIDDFMKKVFQYYYIDAALEAKLIN, encoded by the coding sequence ATGCTAAATACTCAACGAAATAAAAACACAAATGTAACCGTTTATATTGGAACCTTTTTAAAGCACCGCAGAAAAGTGGTTGGTTTAACTGGTGCACAATTAGCTTCTCGCCTAAGAATCAGCCAGCAGCAAGTTTCCCGTTATGAAAGAGGTAAAAATGCCATTACTATCCAAGGTCTTTTGGACATTTTACAAGCTCTCGAATTGCGAAGACATGACATCGATGACTTTATGAAAAAAGTCTTTCAGTATTACTATATCGATGCAGCGTTAGAAGCTAAATTGATCAATTAA
- the intS_3 gene encoding Putative prophage CPS-53 integrase, whose translation MALTDAKIRAAKPDVKSYKLTDGAGLHLLVHTNGSKYWRLRYRHLGKEKTLALGLYPGVSLSEARLKRDEARKLIADGIDRANKNVWLKQLLMLISLLKPSQDNGMPAIKNGLNHTVKRF comes from the coding sequence ATGGCACTGACTGACGCTAAAATTCGGGCGGCGAAACCCGATGTGAAATCCTATAAATTAACCGATGGTGCAGGTCTGCACTTATTGGTTCACACTAATGGTTCTAAGTACTGGCGATTACGCTATCGCCACTTAGGTAAAGAGAAAACCTTAGCATTGGGTTTATACCCTGGTGTCTCTTTATCAGAGGCGCGTTTAAAACGTGATGAAGCAAGAAAATTGATTGCTGACGGTATTGACCGTGCGAACAAAAACGTGTGGCTAAAGCAGCTTCTGATGCTAATCTCTCTTTTGAAACCATCGCAAGACAATGGCATGCCAGCAATAAAAAATGGTCTGAATCACACAGTGAAAAGGTTTTAA
- the intA_5 gene encoding Prophage CP4-57 integrase, whose translation MESHVFPYIGLRDITTLKTPDLLIPIRAAESKEIYEIAARLQQRIAAVMRYAVQSGIIGYNPAIDTTGAVTTVQRQHRPALNLDRLPQLIARIDAYKGQPVTRLAVMLNLLVFIRSSELRYARWSEIDFDKALWTIPAQRKPIPGVKFSHRGAKMRTPHLVPLSHQAITILKEIWAWTGEHELILTGAHNPFKPMSENTVNKALRVMGYDTKTEICGHGFRTMACSSLVESGLWSKDAVERQMSHQERNSVRAAYIHKAEHIDERRLMVQWWADYLDANREQTISPFDFAKFNNPINH comes from the coding sequence TTGGAGTCGCATGTCTTTCCTTATATTGGATTACGCGATATCACTACCCTCAAAACCCCTGACCTGCTTATTCCTATCCGTGCAGCAGAAAGTAAAGAGATTTATGAGATAGCTGCGCGTTTACAGCAACGTATCGCTGCTGTCATGCGTTATGCGGTGCAATCCGGTATTATTGGCTATAACCCTGCTATTGATACCACAGGGGCTGTAACGACTGTACAACGCCAACACCGTCCAGCTCTTAACCTTGACCGTCTACCTCAACTCATTGCCCGTATCGATGCTTATAAAGGGCAACCCGTCACTCGCCTAGCCGTGATGTTAAATTTATTAGTGTTTATTAGGTCAAGCGAACTTCGTTATGCGCGTTGGTCTGAAATTGACTTCGATAAAGCTTTATGGACTATTCCTGCTCAGCGAAAGCCTATACCCGGCGTTAAATTCTCTCACAGAGGCGCTAAAATGCGCACTCCGCATTTAGTTCCCCTTAGCCACCAAGCCATCACTATACTGAAAGAAATTTGGGCATGGACGGGTGAACATGAATTGATCCTAACGGGCGCTCATAATCCCTTTAAGCCTATGAGCGAAAATACCGTCAATAAAGCCTTACGTGTGATGGGCTATGATACGAAGACTGAAATTTGTGGGCACGGTTTTAGAACGATGGCGTGTAGTTCATTAGTTGAATCAGGTTTATGGTCGAAGGATGCAGTAGAAAGGCAAATGAGCCACCAAGAACGTAACTCAGTGAGGGCTGCTTATATTCATAAGGCAGAACATATTGATGAACGCCGATTAATGGTGCAATGGTGGGCTGATTATTTGGATGCAAATCGGGAACAAACTATTTCGCCATTCGATTTTGCCAAGTTTAATAATCCAATTAATCACTAA
- the groS gene encoding co-chaperonin GroES: MKIRPLHDRVIVKRKEVESKSAGGIVLTGTAASKSTRGEVLAVGNGRILENGEIKALDVKVGDIVIFNDGYGVKAEKIDNEEVLIMSESDILAIVEA; this comes from the coding sequence ATGAAAATTCGTCCATTGCATGACCGTGTTATCGTTAAACGTAAAGAAGTTGAATCAAAATCTGCAGGCGGGATCGTTCTGACGGGTACTGCTGCAAGCAAATCAACTCGTGGTGAAGTTCTTGCAGTTGGCAACGGCCGCATCCTCGAAAATGGTGAAATCAAAGCACTGGATGTGAAAGTTGGCGATATCGTAATCTTTAACGATGGTTATGGCGTGAAAGCTGAAAAAATCGACAATGAAGAAGTCCTGATTATGTCCGAAAGTGACATTCTGGCAATTGTTGAAGCGTAA
- the dcuA_3 gene encoding Anaerobic C4-dicarboxylate transporter DcuA: MLAVEFIIVLLAIFLGARLGGIGIGFAGGLGVLVLAAIGVKPGTIPFDVISIIMAVIAAISAMQIAGGLDYLVAQTEKLLRRNPKYITILAPIVTYFLTLFAGTGNISLATLPVIAEVAKEQGVKPCRPLSTAVVAAQIGITASPISAAVVYMASVMENPAMVGAGNTVSYISLLSVLLPATFLAIILMSFIISWTFNSKLSDDPIYQKRLAEGLVELRGSQVKEIKAGAKSSVLLFLLGVVGVVCYAIINSPSLGIVETPLMNTTNAILIIMLTVATLITIFCRVNTDAILNSSTFKAGMSACICILGVAWLGDTFVQHNIDWIKETAGDLIHEHSWMLAVIFFFCSALLYSQAATAKALMPMALALNVSPLTAIASFSAVSGLFILPTYPTLVAAVQMDDTGTTRIGRFVFNHPFFIPGTIAVALAVSFGFLFGGMIL; the protein is encoded by the coding sequence ATGTTAGCCGTAGAATTTATTATTGTTCTGCTGGCCATCTTTTTGGGGGCCCGTTTAGGTGGGATAGGTATCGGCTTTGCCGGTGGCCTTGGTGTACTGGTACTCGCAGCTATTGGCGTAAAACCAGGAACCATTCCATTTGACGTTATCTCAATTATCATGGCTGTTATTGCCGCTATATCTGCAATGCAAATTGCTGGAGGTCTGGACTATTTAGTTGCCCAAACCGAAAAATTACTGCGTCGTAATCCTAAGTACATCACCATCCTTGCACCTATTGTTACCTACTTTCTGACACTTTTCGCAGGGACAGGTAATATCTCGTTAGCAACACTGCCTGTTATTGCAGAAGTCGCTAAAGAACAGGGAGTGAAACCTTGTCGTCCATTATCGACTGCGGTCGTTGCAGCACAGATAGGTATTACAGCATCACCAATTTCTGCGGCAGTGGTTTACATGGCATCCGTCATGGAAAATCCAGCAATGGTGGGTGCAGGTAACACAGTCAGCTATATTTCGCTTCTAAGTGTTCTATTACCTGCGACATTCCTTGCTATCATTTTGATGTCATTCATCATCTCTTGGACGTTTAACTCTAAATTATCTGATGACCCTATCTACCAAAAACGTTTAGCTGAAGGTTTAGTTGAACTGCGTGGTAGCCAAGTTAAAGAAATCAAAGCGGGCGCTAAGTCTTCTGTACTGCTGTTCTTGCTTGGGGTTGTTGGCGTTGTCTGCTATGCCATCATTAACAGTCCAAGCTTAGGGATTGTTGAAACACCATTAATGAACACCACAAATGCAATTTTGATTATCATGCTGACTGTGGCGACATTAATCACTATTTTCTGCCGTGTAAATACTGATGCTATCTTGAACTCAAGTACCTTTAAAGCAGGTATGAGCGCATGTATTTGTATTTTAGGTGTGGCTTGGTTAGGTGATACTTTCGTACAGCACAACATTGACTGGATCAAAGAAACTGCGGGTGATTTAATTCATGAACATTCTTGGATGTTAGCAGTTATATTCTTCTTCTGCTCCGCTTTACTATACTCACAAGCCGCAACAGCGAAAGCTCTGATGCCAATGGCATTAGCGCTGAATGTTAGCCCATTAACTGCTATCGCATCATTCTCTGCGGTTTCTGGCCTATTTATTCTGCCTACCTACCCAACACTGGTTGCAGCAGTACAGATGGATGACACAGGGACAACGCGTATTGGCCGATTCGTCTTTAACCACCCATTCTTTATTCCAGGCACTATCGCTGTCGCATTAGCTGTTTCATTCGGCTTCTTATTTGGCGGTATGATCCTATAG
- the yjdC gene encoding HTH-type transcriptional regulator yjdC, producing MPIQREIILSHALNQLEIQGLSASTENLLSEIESDFSTIRQFWPDDEALVYDCLRYHSQQIEVWQRQTLLDESLTPQQKLMARYQQLSEKVSEGRFPGCLFISACNYYPDAEHPMHQLSRLQKDNSFHFTKSLLDELDIEDSELVANQMELVLEGCLNRLLVQRDIQDVEIAQHLSEDILTIALCRKKGALS from the coding sequence ATGCCTATCCAACGTGAAATTATTTTAAGTCATGCGTTAAATCAATTGGAAATCCAAGGGTTATCCGCATCTACAGAAAATTTACTCAGCGAAATTGAATCTGATTTCTCTACTATTCGGCAGTTTTGGCCAGACGATGAAGCTCTTGTTTATGATTGCTTGCGCTATCATAGCCAGCAAATTGAAGTATGGCAGCGCCAAACCTTACTAGATGAATCCCTAACCCCGCAACAAAAATTAATGGCCCGTTACCAACAATTGTCTGAAAAAGTCAGTGAAGGGCGTTTTCCGGGCTGTTTATTCATTTCTGCATGTAATTATTATCCAGATGCAGAACACCCTATGCACCAATTAAGCCGCCTACAAAAAGATAATTCGTTTCATTTCACAAAAAGCCTATTAGATGAGCTAGATATTGAAGACTCGGAATTAGTTGCTAACCAAATGGAATTAGTGCTCGAAGGCTGTTTAAACCGCTTATTAGTACAAAGGGACATTCAAGATGTCGAGATTGCACAACACCTTTCTGAGGATATCCTGACAATCGCACTGTGCCGTAAAAAAGGAGCGTTAAGCTAA
- the fxsA gene encoding Suppressor of F exclusion of phage T7, with translation MRWLPLILICILVYIESVIFVRVASEVGVLMTLILVVLTSCLGVSLVKNQGMKNVLQIQQKLASGESPAAEMIKSVALVLAGFLLIVPGFFTDFIGLLLLLPPIQKLIVMRLIPHIRFYQPGAGFNQTGNGGFQRGDTFEGEFQRKQDDPSFTIDNSDKTDSSDKDDRPKP, from the coding sequence GTGCGCTGGTTACCACTCATTCTGATATGTATTCTCGTTTACATTGAATCCGTCATTTTTGTGCGGGTTGCATCTGAAGTTGGTGTTTTAATGACGTTAATTTTAGTCGTTTTGACATCCTGCTTAGGTGTGTCACTTGTGAAAAATCAAGGCATGAAAAATGTACTGCAAATCCAACAAAAGTTAGCATCAGGTGAAAGCCCTGCAGCTGAAATGATCAAGAGCGTTGCATTGGTCTTAGCGGGTTTCTTGTTGATTGTGCCTGGGTTCTTTACGGATTTTATTGGTTTACTGTTATTACTACCGCCAATTCAAAAGCTTATTGTAATGCGCTTAATTCCTCATATTCGTTTCTACCAACCAGGTGCTGGTTTTAACCAAACGGGAAATGGCGGCTTTCAACGTGGCGATACTTTTGAGGGGGAATTCCAACGTAAGCAAGACGATCCTTCTTTTACAATCGATAATTCAGATAAAACAGATTCGTCAGATAAAGACGATCGCCCTAAACCATAA
- the groL gene encoding chaperonin GroEL — protein sequence MAAKDVKFGSDARTKMLRGVNVLADAVKVTLGPKGRNVVLDKSFGSPVITKDGVSVAREIELEDKFENMGAQMVKEVASKANDAAGDGTTTATVLAQAIITEGLKAVAAGMNPMDLKRGIDKAVVAAVEELKALSVPCSDTKSIAQVGTISANSDETVGKLIAEAMDKVGKEGVITVEEGTGLEDELDVVEGMQFDRGYLSPYFINKPETGAVELENPFILLVDKKVSNIRELLPVLEGVAKASKPLLIIAEDVEGEALATLVVNTMRGIVKVAAVKAPGFGDRRKAMLQDIAILTNGTVISEEIGMELEKATLEDLGQAKRIVINKDTTTIIDGVGEESAIANRVTQIRQQIEESSSDYDREKLQERVAKLAGGVAVIKVGAATEVEMKEKRARVDDALHATRAAVEEGVVAGGGTALVRVAAKLEALTGENEEQNVGIRVALRAMEAPMRQIVTNAGEEASVVVNNVKAAKGNEGYNAATDTYGDMIDMGILDPTKVTRSALQFAASIAGLMITTEAMITDLPKSDAPDLGAAGMGGMGGMGGMM from the coding sequence ATGGCAGCTAAAGACGTTAAATTTGGTAGTGATGCACGTACGAAAATGCTTCGTGGTGTGAATGTTCTGGCAGACGCAGTAAAAGTGACTTTAGGTCCTAAAGGCCGTAACGTAGTTTTAGATAAATCTTTTGGCTCACCAGTTATCACCAAAGATGGTGTTTCAGTTGCTCGTGAAATCGAATTAGAAGACAAATTCGAAAACATGGGCGCACAAATGGTGAAAGAAGTTGCTTCTAAAGCTAACGACGCTGCAGGTGACGGTACTACAACGGCAACTGTACTAGCTCAAGCTATCATTACTGAAGGCTTAAAAGCGGTTGCTGCGGGTATGAACCCAATGGACCTGAAACGCGGTATCGACAAAGCAGTTGTTGCTGCTGTTGAAGAACTGAAAGCACTGTCAGTTCCTTGTTCAGACACTAAATCAATCGCACAGGTTGGTACAATTTCTGCAAACTCCGACGAAACCGTGGGTAAATTAATTGCAGAAGCGATGGATAAAGTCGGTAAAGAAGGCGTTATCACAGTTGAAGAAGGTACTGGTCTGGAAGACGAGCTGGATGTGGTTGAAGGTATGCAGTTTGACCGCGGTTACCTGTCTCCTTACTTTATCAACAAACCAGAAACTGGTGCTGTTGAGTTAGAAAACCCATTCATCCTGTTAGTTGACAAAAAAGTTTCTAACATCCGTGAATTACTGCCAGTATTAGAAGGCGTTGCTAAGGCAAGCAAACCACTGTTAATCATCGCTGAAGATGTTGAAGGTGAAGCACTGGCAACTCTGGTTGTTAACACCATGCGTGGTATTGTTAAAGTTGCAGCGGTTAAAGCACCGGGCTTCGGTGACCGTCGTAAAGCAATGCTACAAGATATCGCAATTCTGACCAATGGTACTGTTATCTCTGAAGAGATCGGTATGGAGTTAGAAAAAGCGACATTAGAAGATTTAGGCCAAGCAAAGCGTATCGTTATCAACAAAGACACAACCACTATCATTGATGGTGTGGGTGAAGAGTCTGCGATTGCAAACCGTGTTACTCAAATTCGTCAACAAATCGAAGAATCTTCTTCAGATTACGACCGTGAAAAACTGCAAGAGCGCGTTGCTAAATTAGCAGGCGGTGTCGCAGTAATTAAAGTGGGCGCAGCAACTGAAGTTGAAATGAAAGAAAAACGTGCTCGTGTTGACGATGCTCTGCATGCAACTCGTGCCGCTGTCGAAGAAGGTGTTGTTGCTGGTGGTGGTACTGCACTGGTTCGCGTTGCAGCGAAACTGGAAGCACTGACTGGTGAAAACGAAGAACAAAACGTAGGTATTCGTGTTGCTCTGCGTGCGATGGAAGCGCCAATGCGTCAAATCGTTACTAACGCAGGTGAAGAAGCCTCTGTTGTTGTTAACAACGTGAAAGCAGCAAAAGGTAACGAAGGTTACAACGCGGCGACTGACACTTATGGCGATATGATCGACATGGGTATCTTAGACCCAACTAAAGTAACGCGTTCTGCTCTGCAATTCGCAGCGTCTATCGCAGGTCTGATGATCACAACTGAAGCGATGATCACTGATCTGCCAAAATCAGATGCACCTGACTTAGGTGCTGCTGGTATGGGCGGCATGGGTGGAATGGGCGGTATGATGTAA
- the kamA gene encoding L-lysine 2,3-aminomutase, which translates to MVDIVTQNTSSREVWIQQLAEAITNPDELLQILNLENHLLSKEGSEARKLFPLRVPVPFISRMKKGDPLDPLLLQVLTAKAEFDIHPGFSTDPLEEQDNEIPSLLHKYHNRALLLVKGGCAVNCRYCFRRHFPYEDNKGNKNNWLMAVDYIKNHTELNEIIFSGGDPLMAKDHELDWLISQLEAIPHIKRLRIHTRLPVVIPERITDTLCKRLASSRLQVIMVTHVNHANEIDEPFTKAIQKLKLSGVTLLNQSVLLRQVNDNVTALMNLSNALFDAGILPYYLHVLDKVQGAAHFLVSDTEARQLIQQLLSKVSGYLVPKLAREIGGEPSKTLLDLNLRQN; encoded by the coding sequence ATGGTCGATATTGTAACTCAAAATACCTCATCCAGAGAAGTCTGGATACAACAACTTGCTGAAGCAATCACTAATCCAGATGAATTGCTGCAAATACTTAACCTAGAAAATCATCTTTTATCGAAAGAAGGCAGTGAGGCACGTAAATTATTTCCTTTACGCGTTCCAGTGCCCTTTATTTCCCGCATGAAAAAAGGTGATCCACTAGACCCTCTGCTATTGCAGGTATTAACTGCAAAAGCAGAGTTTGATATACATCCAGGTTTTTCTACTGACCCACTAGAAGAGCAGGATAATGAAATTCCAAGTTTACTGCATAAATACCACAACCGCGCATTATTGCTGGTAAAAGGTGGCTGCGCAGTCAACTGTCGCTACTGTTTTCGCCGGCATTTTCCTTACGAAGACAACAAAGGAAATAAAAATAACTGGTTGATGGCTGTGGATTATATAAAAAACCACACCGAACTCAATGAAATCATCTTCTCAGGTGGTGATCCGTTGATGGCAAAAGACCATGAACTTGATTGGCTCATCAGCCAATTAGAGGCGATTCCTCATATAAAACGCCTTAGAATTCACACTCGTTTGCCTGTGGTGATACCAGAACGCATCACAGATACGCTCTGTAAACGTCTTGCTAGCTCTAGGTTACAGGTCATTATGGTTACACACGTTAATCATGCTAACGAAATTGACGAGCCATTCACCAAGGCAATACAAAAACTAAAACTATCAGGTGTGACATTATTAAACCAAAGCGTATTACTGCGCCAAGTTAATGACAACGTGACGGCTCTGATGAATTTAAGTAATGCCTTATTTGATGCAGGTATTTTACCTTATTACTTACATGTATTAGATAAAGTTCAAGGCGCTGCGCACTTTTTAGTGAGTGATACCGAAGCTAGACAATTGATACAGCAATTACTGAGTAAGGTCTCTGGGTACCTTGTACCTAAGCTCGCTAGGGAAATAGGGGGAGAGCCAAGTAAAACACTGCTTGACCTTAACTTAAGACAGAACTAG
- a CDS encoding Transposase and inactivated derivatives, giving the protein MRKSRLSQYKQERLLELFIAGSTARIAAELVGVHRNTAAYYFHRLRVLIAEHVDKHTWFDGEIELDESYFSGRRKGQRGRGAAGKVPFFGLIKRVGKVYTKVIPEAKSRTLLPIIESKIYPDSIVYTDNFASYDVLAVSDFKHYRINHSTQFVDKKDWQNHINGIENFCNQAKRHMRKFNGIPKAHFELHLKECEWRFNTPSAKQKLIILKQMVKGKI; this is encoded by the coding sequence ATGAGAAAAAGTAGACTCAGTCAGTACAAACAAGAACGGTTACTTGAACTGTTTATTGCAGGCTCCACAGCCCGTATTGCCGCAGAGTTGGTTGGTGTCCACAGAAATACAGCTGCTTACTATTTTCATCGGCTCAGAGTGCTGATAGCTGAGCACGTTGATAAGCACACTTGGTTTGATGGCGAGATTGAACTGGATGAAAGTTATTTTAGTGGTCGTCGCAAAGGTCAGCGTGGTAGAGGTGCAGCAGGAAAAGTGCCTTTCTTCGGGCTTATCAAGCGTGTTGGCAAGGTTTATACCAAGGTCATACCCGAGGCTAAATCGCGGACATTACTGCCAATAATTGAGTCAAAAATTTACCCTGACAGCATCGTCTACACAGATAATTTTGCCAGTTATGACGTACTGGCTGTGAGCGATTTTAAGCATTACAGGATCAATCACAGCACTCAATTTGTCGACAAAAAAGACTGGCAAAATCACATCAATGGCATTGAGAATTTTTGTAACCAAGCGAAGCGTCATATGCGTAAATTTAACGGCATTCCAAAGGCACATTTTGAGCTGCATCTGAAGGAATGTGAGTGGCGATTTAACACACCCAGTGCAAAACAAAAATTAATCATTCTAAAACAAATGGTTAAAGGTAAGATTTAA
- the aspA gene encoding Aspartate ammonia-lyase — translation MSNNTRIEEDLLGKKEVPADAYYGVHTLRAIENFYISDRTINDVPEFIRGMVMVKKAAALANKEQHTIPRNIADTIIKACDVVLNEGKCMDQFPVDVFQGGAGTSLNMNTNEVLANIGLELMGHKKGEYEFLNPNDHLNKSQSTNDAYPTGFRIAVYNSILKLIESVEYLKKGFEAKAEEYKDILKMGRTQLQDAVPMTVGQEFHAFATLLKEEEKNLKRSIELLLEVNLGATAIGTGLNTAPGYSELAVKKLAEVTGLPCVPAEDLIEATSDCGAYITVHAGLKRLAMKLSKICNDLRLLSSGPRAGLKEINLPELQAGSSIMPAKVNPVIPEVVNQACFKVIGNDICVTMAAEAGQLQLNVMEPAIGQAMFESISLMSNACRNLQEKCISGITVNKEICEAFVFNSIGIVTYLNPFIGHHNGDIVGKICAETGKSVREVVFRTRFTD, via the coding sequence ATGTCAAACAATACTCGTATCGAAGAAGACCTGTTAGGTAAAAAAGAAGTTCCAGCTGATGCCTATTATGGTGTTCATACTCTGCGTGCGATTGAAAACTTTTATATCAGCGACCGCACCATTAACGATGTCCCAGAATTTATTCGTGGCATGGTTATGGTTAAAAAAGCGGCGGCTTTAGCCAACAAAGAACAGCACACTATTCCACGTAATATCGCGGATACCATCATCAAAGCGTGTGACGTTGTTCTAAATGAAGGCAAATGCATGGACCAATTCCCGGTTGACGTATTCCAAGGTGGTGCGGGCACATCACTGAACATGAATACCAACGAGGTTCTAGCAAACATCGGTCTTGAACTGATGGGTCATAAAAAAGGTGAGTATGAATTCTTAAATCCAAATGACCACCTGAACAAAAGTCAATCCACTAACGATGCATACCCTACAGGGTTCCGTATCGCAGTGTATAATTCTATATTGAAGTTAATTGAGTCTGTTGAATACCTGAAAAAAGGCTTTGAAGCTAAAGCTGAAGAATACAAAGACATTCTGAAAATGGGTCGTACCCAGCTGCAGGATGCCGTTCCAATGACTGTCGGCCAAGAATTCCATGCTTTCGCTACTCTCTTAAAAGAAGAAGAGAAAAACTTAAAACGCAGCATTGAATTACTACTCGAAGTTAACTTGGGCGCAACTGCTATTGGTACAGGCCTGAATACTGCTCCTGGTTACTCAGAACTTGCAGTTAAAAAATTAGCAGAAGTGACTGGTCTACCATGCGTTCCAGCAGAAGACTTAATCGAAGCAACCTCTGACTGTGGTGCTTACATCACTGTTCATGCAGGCTTAAAACGTCTAGCGATGAAACTGTCTAAAATTTGTAACGACTTACGTCTGCTATCTTCAGGTCCTCGCGCTGGCCTTAAAGAAATCAACTTACCTGAGTTACAAGCTGGTTCGTCTATCATGCCAGCAAAAGTTAACCCTGTTATTCCTGAAGTCGTCAACCAAGCATGTTTCAAAGTTATTGGTAATGATATCTGTGTAACGATGGCTGCTGAAGCAGGTCAATTACAATTAAACGTAATGGAACCAGCGATTGGCCAAGCGATGTTCGAGTCTATCTCTCTGATGAGCAACGCATGTCGTAACCTGCAAGAAAAATGTATTAGCGGCATTACTGTGAACAAAGAAATCTGTGAAGCATTTGTATTTAACTCCATCGGTATCGTCACTTATCTGAACCCATTCATTGGTCACCATAATGGTGATATCGTGGGTAAAATCTGTGCTGAAACTGGTAAGAGCGTACGCGAAGTTGTTTTTAGAACGCGGTTTACTGACTGA
- a CDS encoding Antirestriction protein: protein MRITATASPCLKSGMISVFITNLGKYNEGELVGEWLELPATSKEIEHSLMRIGIDGIRYEEYFLTDYESSIDGLSSCISEYSLLDELNELATQLAMLSPDEIDLYQAAIEIGYSTSSIHDLIYLADNLDSFQQLAGVNNEYDLGYYWIEESGCYDLAQLGHLSHYFDYERYGCDVCLEQGGNFYSGGYVYHTDG from the coding sequence ATGCGCATAACAGCAACGGCTTCCCCATGCCTAAAATCGGGGATGATTTCTGTTTTTATCACGAATTTAGGAAAATATAACGAAGGAGAGCTGGTTGGTGAGTGGCTTGAGCTTCCGGCAACCTCAAAAGAGATCGAACACTCTTTAATGCGGATTGGCATTGATGGCATTCGCTATGAAGAGTATTTCTTGACGGACTATGAGTCCTCAATTGATGGCCTTTCTTCCTGCATTTCAGAATACAGCCTTTTAGATGAGTTAAACGAGTTAGCCACGCAATTAGCCATGTTATCGCCTGATGAAATTGACCTTTATCAGGCGGCAATTGAAATCGGTTATTCAACGAGTTCAATTCATGATTTAATTTATTTAGCGGATAATTTAGATTCTTTCCAGCAATTAGCGGGGGTCAATAATGAATATGATTTAGGTTATTACTGGATAGAAGAAAGTGGTTGTTATGATTTAGCACAACTTGGTCACTTATCCCACTATTTTGATTATGAACGCTATGGATGTGATGTTTGTCTTGAACAGGGGGGAAATTTTTACAGTGGAGGATATGTTTATCATACGGATGGGTAG